DNA sequence from the Desulfomicrobium escambiense DSM 10707 genome:
ATCTGCGGCAAGGGGCGCGGCAACATCGGCAACACGGCCCCCCTCGACGAATTCCTGACGCACTTCGGCCGGAACTTCCGTTTCCTGCGGCCGGCCCTGGCCCACTTCTTCACTCCCGACACCATCGAGCTGCTCGCCGGGCTCGGCGTCCAGGTCAAGGAGGAGCGCGGCGGACGCCTCTTTCCCGTAAGCGACAGCGCCCAGGATCTCGTGGACGCCTTCGTGCGCCACGCCCGCTCCAGCGGGGCGACCATCCGCACCGGATGCCGGGTCGGCGACATCAGACGCCTGGCCGACGGATTCGAAGTCCGCTTCGGCGCCCAGACTATTGGGGCGGACAGGGTCATCCTGTCCACCGGCGGAGCCTCCTACCCGGCCACCGGCTCCACCGGCGACGGCTACGACCTGGCCCGCAGCCTTGGCCACGGCATCACCGCCATCGCCCCCGCCCTCATCCCCCTGGTCACGACCGGGGACACCGCCGCACGCCTGCAGGGCCTGTCCCTGAAGAACGTCCGTGCGGAACTCCGGGTGGACGGCAAAAAGACGGCCGAGCAGATGGGCGAGATGCTCTTCACGCATTTCGGCCTGTCCGGCCCCATCATCCTGACCCTGAGCAAGGCCGCCGTGCAGTCCGTGGATCAGGGCAGAAAGACCGAGGTACTCATCGACCTCAAGCCGGCCCTTGACCCAGCCAAGCTCGACGCCCGCCTGCAGCGCGACCTGAAAGAGCACGGCAAGATGCACATGGAGAACCTGCTCAAGGGGCTCATGCCGCCTAAGCTCATCCCCGTCTGCCTCGACCAGACCGGCCTGGCTGCGGACAAGGCCGCCCACCAGGTCTCGGCCGAGGAACGCAAGCGGCTGCGTCTGTGGCTCAAGGAACTGCGCTTCACGGTCAGCGGATACCGCCCCCTGCGCGAGGCCATCGTCACGGCTGGCGGCGTGAGCCTCGCGGAAGTCAACCCCAAGACCATGGAGTCGCGGGTCTGTCCGGGCCTGTTCCTGGCGGGAGAGGTGCTGGACATGGACGCCGACACGGGCGGCTTCAACCTCCAGGCAGCTCTCTCCACGGGCTATCTGGCCGGACTGAGCGCCGCCACCGCGCCATGAGCTTGCAGGCCCCTTGGGGATGGGCTACGTAGCCCATGAGTACGTATTCCCCAAAGGAGCTGCACATGATGGATTTCAAGCTTCCAACCCCCGGCGAACCGGCCCCGTCCTTCTGCCTGAAGAGCACCTCCGGCTCCGACGTCCGCCTGGAAGACCACCGGGGCAAATGGGTGGTCCTCTACTTCTATCCCAAGGACAACACGCCGGGCTGCACGGTCGAGGCCCAGGAGTTCTCGGCCCTGAAGGATCGTTTCACAGCCCTGAACGCCGTGGTCCTGGGCATGAGCCCCGACTCGGTCAAATCCCACCAGAACTTCACGGGCAAGCACGAGCTGCAGGTCGACCTCCTGAGCGACCCGGACCATCAGGTCCTGGAGCACTTCGGGGCGTGGCGCCTGAAGAAGAACTACGGCAAGGAATACATGGGCGTGGCCCGCTCGACCTTTCTCATCGACCCGTCCGGCGTGGTCCGCCACGCCTGGCCAGAGGTCAAGGCCGCCGGACACGCCGCCGAAGTGCTGGCAAAGCTGCAGTCCCTGGCCTGAACCGAACGCCATGGCGCGCAACCCGAACGCCCTGCTGGCCGAGATGCGGGACCTCATGTCCGCCGTCGAGGCCAGCGCCGGCCTGGGCGATGCCCGGAGCCTGCGCACAAACCTCAAGGCCCTGGGGGCCTGGATCAGGGAACGGATCATCCACGCCCCGTCCCCGGCCAAACGCGTGGTCGAGGAGAACGAGGACCTGCGCCAGCGCCTCCGGGTCTCCAAGGGCGGCTTCGACGCCATGGTGGCCTCCTACAAGGCCCTGCTGGACACCTTCGAGACCTTCCGCGGAACCATCGACCTGGTCCAGCAGGTCAAACGCATGGAAGACCTCCCCGCGATCCTCGACTCCATCCGCACGCTGCGCAGCCTGCACACCCTGCACCTGATCCTCGACCGGGACATCTTCGAAGGGCGCATCCCGGACGGCATCGGGCACGCCCCGGCCCGGACCATCCGCGAGCGCATCAGACAGTTTTCGCCCACTCCCCATGCGCCGCGGCTCTTCCTTGGCGAGGTGGGACGCATCGAGAAGCCGGGATTCTTCCTGGGACTTGAAAGCGACCCGCCGCAAGGATCCTGCTTCATCTTCGCTCTCGGGCACAAATACCAGCAGGGCAAGACCATCGGCATCGTGTCGGCCTACGACCCCGACCCCGAACGCTACGCCCCGGACAAGGCCACGGATTTCCTCGGCCACTTCTGCGACATCCTGGCCTGCACCCTGATCACGGCCCTGGAGCACGCCCAGCTCGAAGAGCTGACCGTGCGCGACGCCTTGACCGGCGTGAACAACCGCGCCTACCTGGAGCGCCACGCCCCGCGCATCCTGGACTTCGCCGTGCGCAAGGGGCTCCCCGTGCACCTGCTCTTCATCGACCTGAACGGCTTCAAGGCCGTCAACGACACCTTGGGGCACGAGGCCGGCGACCTGGTCCTGGTGGGGGTGGCCCGGGCCATCAGGGGCATGGTGCGCAAATACGACATCTTCGTGCGCATGGGCGGCGACGAGTTCGTCATCCTGCTCCCGGGCACGGACGCGGCCATGGCCGCATGCTTCGTGCAGCGCCTGCGCGAAACCCTGGACGAGATCGATGTCGCGGCCCTGTGCGGCACGGACACGCGGCTTGGCATATCGGCCTCCGTGGGCGTCAGCCGCCACAGGCCGAACCAGAGCCTGGACGAACTGATTCGCGCTGCGGACCTCCGCATGTACGAGGAAAAAAACCTGCCCCGCGCGCACAACCACCAACCATGCCCCGATGGCGGCCATGCCGCCAGGCCGGCCGGCACGACGGAACCATGATCGAACTCGACATCCCCGGCTTCGGCCGACTGACGCTGCACCACCTCGTCCTGGACTACAACGGCACCCTGGCCTTGGACGGGCGTATCCAGCCCGGCGTCCTCTCGCGCCTGACCCAGCTCGGCGCACTCCTGAACACCCACATCCTCACAGCCGACACCTTCGGCACCGTGCGTTCGACCTTCGGGCCGAGCGACCACAACGTGCACATCCTCCAACCCGGCGACGAACGAAAGGCCAAGGCCGACTTCATCCGCGCCCTGGGCCCGCAGTCCTGCGTCTGCATGGGCAACGGCAACAACGACGCGGAAATGCTTCGCCACGCCGGCCTGTCCGTGGCGGTGCTCCAACCCGAAGGGGTGGCCATGGCCGCCCTGAACGCGGCGCACATCCTCGTCCCCGGCATCGAGGCCGGACTCGACCTGCTCCTGCACCCATCGCGGCTCAAGGCCACGTTGCGCTTCTGATCCGAGCCCCTGCGCGGAGCAGATCAATTTCCTATTCGTAATATTGATCATTACTCACTTCTTGCATATAAGCGTACTACAATAGCCGTAGTACCACACTGACAGGAGGGAGGTTCCTTGAACATACAAGCCATCAGATTCACGACCAAGCTCTTCACGGGCATCCTGGCAATCCTGGCCCTGTCCCTTGCCCTGGTCATCGCGGTGACGACGATCGATGTCCGCAAGGGGCTCTTCGAACTGGGCAAGAACTCCGTCGAAAGCACGGCCAGTTCGGTCTTCAACTCTCTCAATGCGCAGAACTCCCTGCTGCAGGAAAAACTCGCCGCGGACATGATCATCCTGGAAGGCGAACTGGAACGGTACGGAACCTTCGATCTCGATTCGAGCTACATGCTCGATCGGACCATCACCAACCAGGTGACCAAGGCCCAGGAACAGGTCAAGATACCGCGCCTGATGCTCGGCGGCACGGTCATGAACGGCAACACGGGCATCGTCGACAAAATCCAGCAGATGACGGGCGGCGTGGCGACCATTTTCCAGGTCGTCGACGGAAAGCTCCTGCGCGTATCCACCAACGTCCGCATCAACGAGACAGACCGCGCCGTGGACACCTTCATCCCCTCCGACAGCCCGGTCTACAAGGCCGTCATGAACGGCGAAACGTACGACGGCCGGGCCTTCGTGGTCGACGACTGGTACGTGACCAGCTACAAGCCCGTGCTCAACGCCGACGACAAGATCGTGGCCGTCCTCTTCGTGGGACGCAGGATTCTCACCCCGCAACTGCGGGACATGATCAACACGACCAAGGCGGCAGGCGTCGGCTATTTCTTCATATACAACTCCAAGGGCGATGTGCTCATCCACCCCACCCTCGAAGGACAAAACATCTTCGAAGTCCAAGGCATCGGCGATGCGTTCCGGAACCACAAGGATGGATTTCTCGAATACCAGTGGAACGGCGAACAGAAGATCACCTTCACCAAATTCTTCGAGCCCTGGGATTGGCATATCGCCGTGGGCCTGAACCACGTACAGATGGTCCAGGGCCTTGACCGAAAGATCATCATCAAGACCATCCTCGTCGGAGCGGGCGCGATGCTCTTCGGCGTCCTGGTCGCCATCGTGCTGGTGCGGGCCATCACCCGTCCGCTGAACCGCATCGCCGAGCAGAGCCTCAAGGTGGCCGAGGGCGACTACACCATCGCCTTCAACCATGCCGCCAAGGACGCCATCGGGCATCTGTCGGACGCCATGAACACCATGGTCGGCCGGACCAAGGAAATGCTCGGCGAGATCACCGCCGCGACCCAGGCCCTGGCGGCCGCGTCCACGGAACTGTCGAGCATCTCCACCCAGATGACCGACGGGTCGAACCGGACCGCGAGCATGGCCAACGCCGTGAGCAGGGCCACGGGCGAGGTCACGGAGAACATGACGTCCGTATCGGCGGCCATGGAGCAAGCCTCGGTCAACATGAACACCGTGGCGGCCGCGGCCGAGGAGATGTCCGCCACCATTCACGAGATCGCCCAGAACTCCGAGCGGGCCAAGAACACGACGGAAAGCGCCGTGACCAGGGCCCAGCAGGCTTCGGGACGGGTCAACGAACTCGGCGAGGCCGCACGGGAGATCAACACCGTGACCGCGACCATCACGGCCATCTCCTCGCAGACCAACCTGCTGGCCCTGAACGCCACCATCGAGGCGGCCCGCGCCGGCGAGGCCGGACGCGGGTTCGCGGTGGTGGCCAACGAGATCAAGGAGCTGGCCCAGCAGACGGCCAGGGCCACGGACGACATCCGCGACCGCATCAGCGGCATCCAGTCCGTGACCAGCCAGACGGTCCACGACATCTCCGACATCTCCGGCGTCATCTCCGAGGTCAACGACATCGTCACCACCATCGCCGCGGCCGTGGAGGAGCAGTCCGTGACCACCCGCGACATCGCCGAGAATGTGGGCCAGGCGTCCACGGGCATCACAGAGATCAATTCCAACGTCGCCGCCAGCTCGGCCATGACGCGCAACGTGAGCAGGGACATCGAGCAGGTCCGGACCGCATCGGGCGAGATGACGGCCAGCAGCCAGACCGTGCAGTCCAGCGCGCGGGAACTCTCGGAACTGGCCGAGCGCCTGCGTGAACAGGTGTCCAGGTTCAGGATCTGAGCCGAATATCCCGGGAGCGGCGGCCGGCGGGCCGCCGCTCCCGGCTTTTCCCGTCCCGGACGCCCCGGCATGTTCTTCGAAATATTCCGCAAAAAAGTGTTTGACAAAGACCGAGGCTCTCCATAGAAGCGTCTTCTCGTGTCGGGATGTAGCGCAGCCTGGTAGCGCACTTGAATGGGGTTCAAGGGGCCGGAGGTTCAAATCCTCTCATCCCGACCAGACACAAGCCCACATAGCTCAGTTGGCAGAGCGCGTCCTTGGTAAGGACGAGGTCAGCAGTTCAATCCTGCTTGTGGGCTCCAGACATCAAAGCCGGTCATCACGACCGGCTTTTTTGTTTTGGGACTCCGGCCGATGCGAAGCCCCGAACCGCCGTCACGCTACGAATCTTTTTCACAAGCTTCTCTTTTGCCGCCTCGCCTGCTAGGTCTTCCCGGTCACGAAACTTTCTCAAATCGTGAGGTATTCATGAATATTGGACAATACACCTTCCAGGAATTCAAGGACAGGGCCGCCGCGTTCCACGGCTACCCGGCCCCGGGCCTGCTGATCGGCGGGTACATGGTCGAGATGGCCAAGGCCGCCCTGCCGGCGGGCATCCTCTTCGAGGCCGTGGTCGAGAGCAAGAAATGCCTGCCCGACGCAGTGCAGCTCCTGACCCTGTGCAGCACCGGCAACAACTGGATGAAAATCGTCAACCTCGGCCGCTACGCCGTGTCCCTCTATGACAAGTACACCGGCGAGGGGGTGCGCGTCAGCGTGGACCTGGACGCCCTTGAGAACTGGCCGAACATCAAGGGCTGGTTCCTGAAGCTCACGCCCAAGAAGGAGCAGGACACCGAGGCCCTTTTCCGCGAGATCGAGGACGCCGGGGACTCCATCCTGCGCCTGGAGAAGGTCACGGTCCAGCCGCGCCTGCTGGGGCATGCGCACATGACCCGCATCGAGGCCTGTCCGGTCTGCCACGAGGCCTACCCGGTCAGCGACGGGGCCATCTGCCGCGGCTGTCAGGGCGAGGCGCCCTACGTCGAATCCGGGGCGGCCGCAGCCGCCTGCGACAGCGCCCGCCCCACGCGCGTGCCCGTGGCCGAAGCCGTGGGCCGCAAGGCCTTGCACGACATGACCCGCATCGTGGCCGGCGAGAGCAAGGGTGCCGAGTTCACCGCCGGACAGACCATCACGGCCGGCGACGTCTGCCGCCTGCAGCAGATGGGCCGCAACACCGTCTACGTCCAGGACGAGAGCCTGCCGGACGGCGCCTGGGTCCACGAGAATGACGCGGCCCTGGCCTTCGCCAAGCGGATGTCCGGGGACGGCATCACCTACTCGGACACGCCGCGGGAAGGGAAGATCGACTTCCATGCGGCGTCGGCAGGCCTGCTGCAGGTGGATCTGGAAGCCCTGGAACGCTTCAACCTCGTGCCCCACGTCATGTGCGCCACGCGCCAGCAGTACGCGCTGGTCGAGGAAGGACGCCTCGTGGCCGGGACCCGGGCCATCCCCCTCTTCCTTTCGCGCGAAAACTTCAGCCGGGCCTTGGCCGCCCTGGGCGAAAGCCCGCTGCTGTCCATCCTGCCCCTGCGCCGGGCACGGATCGGCACCCTGGTCACGGGCACCGAGGTCTTCCAGGGCCTCATCGAGGACCGCTTCGCGCCCATCATCCGCGCCAAGGCCGAAGCCCTGGGCTCCACGGTCATCGGCGAGGAATTCGCCCCCGACGACCGCCAGGCCATCGCCGACGGCGTGAAGAAGCTCCTGGGCCTGGGCGCGGACCTCATCGTGACCACGGCCGGCCTGTCCGTGGACCCCGACGACGTGACCCGCGGCGGCCTGGAGGACGCGGGCC
Encoded proteins:
- a CDS encoding NAD(P)/FAD-dependent oxidoreductase gives rise to the protein MKHTVIVIGGGPSGLLAAATAASRGSGVTLLERMDRPGRKLRICGKGRGNIGNTAPLDEFLTHFGRNFRFLRPALAHFFTPDTIELLAGLGVQVKEERGGRLFPVSDSAQDLVDAFVRHARSSGATIRTGCRVGDIRRLADGFEVRFGAQTIGADRVILSTGGASYPATGSTGDGYDLARSLGHGITAIAPALIPLVTTGDTAARLQGLSLKNVRAELRVDGKKTAEQMGEMLFTHFGLSGPIILTLSKAAVQSVDQGRKTEVLIDLKPALDPAKLDARLQRDLKEHGKMHMENLLKGLMPPKLIPVCLDQTGLAADKAAHQVSAEERKRLRLWLKELRFTVSGYRPLREAIVTAGGVSLAEVNPKTMESRVCPGLFLAGEVLDMDADTGGFNLQAALSTGYLAGLSAATAP
- the bcp gene encoding thioredoxin-dependent thiol peroxidase, yielding MMDFKLPTPGEPAPSFCLKSTSGSDVRLEDHRGKWVVLYFYPKDNTPGCTVEAQEFSALKDRFTALNAVVLGMSPDSVKSHQNFTGKHELQVDLLSDPDHQVLEHFGAWRLKKNYGKEYMGVARSTFLIDPSGVVRHAWPEVKAAGHAAEVLAKLQSLA
- a CDS encoding sensor domain-containing diguanylate cyclase, producing the protein MARNPNALLAEMRDLMSAVEASAGLGDARSLRTNLKALGAWIRERIIHAPSPAKRVVEENEDLRQRLRVSKGGFDAMVASYKALLDTFETFRGTIDLVQQVKRMEDLPAILDSIRTLRSLHTLHLILDRDIFEGRIPDGIGHAPARTIRERIRQFSPTPHAPRLFLGEVGRIEKPGFFLGLESDPPQGSCFIFALGHKYQQGKTIGIVSAYDPDPERYAPDKATDFLGHFCDILACTLITALEHAQLEELTVRDALTGVNNRAYLERHAPRILDFAVRKGLPVHLLFIDLNGFKAVNDTLGHEAGDLVLVGVARAIRGMVRKYDIFVRMGGDEFVILLPGTDAAMAACFVQRLRETLDEIDVAALCGTDTRLGISASVGVSRHRPNQSLDELIRAADLRMYEEKNLPRAHNHQPCPDGGHAARPAGTTEP
- a CDS encoding HAD family hydrolase, whose amino-acid sequence is MIELDIPGFGRLTLHHLVLDYNGTLALDGRIQPGVLSRLTQLGALLNTHILTADTFGTVRSTFGPSDHNVHILQPGDERKAKADFIRALGPQSCVCMGNGNNDAEMLRHAGLSVAVLQPEGVAMAALNAAHILVPGIEAGLDLLLHPSRLKATLRF
- a CDS encoding methyl-accepting chemotaxis protein, with protein sequence MNIQAIRFTTKLFTGILAILALSLALVIAVTTIDVRKGLFELGKNSVESTASSVFNSLNAQNSLLQEKLAADMIILEGELERYGTFDLDSSYMLDRTITNQVTKAQEQVKIPRLMLGGTVMNGNTGIVDKIQQMTGGVATIFQVVDGKLLRVSTNVRINETDRAVDTFIPSDSPVYKAVMNGETYDGRAFVVDDWYVTSYKPVLNADDKIVAVLFVGRRILTPQLRDMINTTKAAGVGYFFIYNSKGDVLIHPTLEGQNIFEVQGIGDAFRNHKDGFLEYQWNGEQKITFTKFFEPWDWHIAVGLNHVQMVQGLDRKIIIKTILVGAGAMLFGVLVAIVLVRAITRPLNRIAEQSLKVAEGDYTIAFNHAAKDAIGHLSDAMNTMVGRTKEMLGEITAATQALAAASTELSSISTQMTDGSNRTASMANAVSRATGEVTENMTSVSAAMEQASVNMNTVAAAAEEMSATIHEIAQNSERAKNTTESAVTRAQQASGRVNELGEAAREINTVTATITAISSQTNLLALNATIEAARAGEAGRGFAVVANEIKELAQQTARATDDIRDRISGIQSVTSQTVHDISDISGVISEVNDIVTTIAAAVEEQSVTTRDIAENVGQASTGITEINSNVAASSAMTRNVSRDIEQVRTASGEMTASSQTVQSSARELSELAERLREQVSRFRI
- a CDS encoding FmdE family protein, which encodes MNIGQYTFQEFKDRAAAFHGYPAPGLLIGGYMVEMAKAALPAGILFEAVVESKKCLPDAVQLLTLCSTGNNWMKIVNLGRYAVSLYDKYTGEGVRVSVDLDALENWPNIKGWFLKLTPKKEQDTEALFREIEDAGDSILRLEKVTVQPRLLGHAHMTRIEACPVCHEAYPVSDGAICRGCQGEAPYVESGAAAAACDSARPTRVPVAEAVGRKALHDMTRIVAGESKGAEFTAGQTITAGDVCRLQQMGRNTVYVQDESLPDGAWVHENDAALAFAKRMSGDGITYSDTPREGKIDFHAASAGLLQVDLEALERFNLVPHVMCATRQQYALVEEGRLVAGTRAIPLFLSRENFSRALAALGESPLLSILPLRRARIGTLVTGTEVFQGLIEDRFAPIIRAKAEALGSTVIGEEFAPDDRQAIADGVKKLLGLGADLIVTTAGLSVDPDDVTRGGLEDAGLTDALHGVPLLPGAMTLVGRIGRAQVLGVPACALFFKTTSLDVLLPRLLADAPITRRDLARLAEGGICLQCNTCTYPKCTFAK